A part of Desulfobacter sp. genomic DNA contains:
- the flgA gene encoding flagellar basal body P-ring formation protein FlgA, with amino-acid sequence MTHRDHITAVIFLAVAVFFSNVGTALPKAAPQGIFFHEYNTVDGEDIRLADIAEIKAPAFIAEMIASLSLGRAPKPGRMVALERSRLLSRLRNKVPGDLSLNCPDRIYVKRSAQELDEDRVAEKVGELLAVYFNGRAFKIKQLRLPGTGRYPSGDVQLTVTAPVEVDAKGGFRLAMDVGVDGNRVDNIRIRGHVSLFEPVACAARDIRRGEAVSQADVILVERDIFTLRGAVVRDAAQLNGKMLRSAVRKNTPIQTRLLEKRPVIKKGEVVALTARADHLKIVTSGIAREDGFRNEPIRVENLGSGKVVRGIVREGTTVEVIY; translated from the coding sequence ATGACGCATCGGGACCACATAACCGCCGTCATATTTCTGGCGGTTGCCGTTTTTTTTTCAAACGTGGGAACCGCGTTGCCAAAGGCGGCCCCCCAGGGAATTTTTTTCCATGAATACAATACGGTGGACGGGGAGGATATCCGGTTAGCGGATATCGCCGAGATCAAGGCGCCGGCTTTTATAGCGGAAATGATAGCATCCCTGTCCCTGGGCCGGGCACCGAAACCGGGCCGTATGGTTGCCCTGGAAAGATCCCGCCTGCTTTCCCGCCTTCGGAATAAGGTCCCCGGCGATCTTTCCCTCAACTGCCCGGACCGTATCTATGTGAAGCGAAGTGCCCAGGAACTGGATGAGGACAGGGTTGCCGAAAAGGTGGGGGAGTTACTGGCGGTATATTTCAACGGCAGGGCCTTTAAAATAAAACAGCTGAGGCTGCCGGGCACCGGCCGCTATCCCAGTGGAGATGTTCAATTGACCGTTACGGCACCGGTGGAAGTGGATGCAAAGGGAGGCTTCCGGCTGGCAATGGATGTGGGGGTGGACGGAAATAGAGTGGATAATATCCGAATTCGGGGACATGTTTCGCTATTTGAACCCGTTGCCTGTGCGGCCCGGGATATCAGACGCGGAGAAGCGGTTTCCCAGGCAGATGTCATCCTTGTTGAAAGGGATATATTCACCCTCAGGGGAGCGGTGGTCAGGGATGCGGCCCAGCTGAACGGCAAAATGCTCCGGTCGGCAGTCAGGAAAAATACCCCTATCCAGACCCGGTTGCTGGAAAAACGGCCGGTGATCAAAAAGGGGGAGGTGGTGGCCCTGACCGCCCGGGCAGACCACCTGAAAATCGTCACCTCGGGCATAGCCCGGGAGGATGGATTCCGCAACGAGCCCATCCGGGTGGAAAACCTGGGGTCCGGCAAGGTGGTCCGGGGGATCGTCCGGGAAGGAACCACCGTGGAAGTGATTTATTAA
- the flgK gene encoding flagellar hook-associated protein FlgK: protein MAGLSSVLNISKTAIASQQQSLNISGQNIANVNNPNYSVQNADHISRQPAEYGGFLFGTGVNINQVRQSVDKLLEERLTTEISAQAAFEEQESYMRVLENFFDTGSQTSLTTVMNEFWNSWHEIANNPQGSAERVKVFESGKKLASRFESVFQDMDSLVTDINSDIRAAVGQINDLATKIADLNQEIIGNENNRTSNDQRDQRNGLVDELGTLIDIDVIEQPNGSFIINAANGFTLVNGVSTYPLGTDGTDVVWGGTVGKKQPITDKITKGQVGGLLEMRDRVIPKYQAEINELAREMIWSINYQHSQGAGLGYFNDPVTGHYATDESHWLTSFPFGNKIDSTKDFTMWVEDKTDADVQYSKINMDMGISSAGISNFSGLAPGGVQSIYRLTVVDEGDLGDKEVIESDGDGLARVLASSGANVSATLDAAIAEQTITVYDGPDGTQSVKIKDAGGNAKRSAASIAEALNQIEGVSAHASKTSFTLKIDDGVLPVPTSYLPNAHDGDEVSFNIYVDGLLQTASFIRDSSSGTMDQQFEDALLAAAEKVNNINEDKDLAVNGLTLESASGRTLGVQDFDVKDNAGIRLDTFADFNAGDQVTFSVDAMVPGAGTVVSTTNVTVDLGDVGTPPDEAKVAEAFSDALSAALDSGQFSVSHDPATNSVVVRTKDGNGVRLGNGANDTGSNATINVTAEPAGGSAIAAGDASFLFNGADVVRYDPVLSTGDQVVFSAKDTDQFLVEAGAAAGNKNAVITGTLTLTVDEGMVVQSDIAGAGTGGIFSVNQPERGRSILTLGGEGGFSGITAGETIQFNLDGQAITVNIPAGVVTDDVIATALDAALSGTLSADYNVIRTGNAVSVLKKTDQDEPIKITDFVDSAGNDAAVQVRTGTGTGTNPPENQMLSADITRPERQSATSTLYNDPGTIMWERLDKDGLRTGVTGIVTVEDEGPVVINESGSDTIKFDISKGKLVAGNVITVNTDEGGVPDPLDFRVTGRANGVNELYQFKVVSGGKVGHEPKEGEEPLVIEWSNSVKTGTFTIEGENPPRVPQVPVEVQVDGMNLKFAAGTLFTDDVFTITTGDNGIPKTLDENGYPTGETESRWHWTLDSFAGQFNRQGHGMEAIVTNDHRLQFQASDEYYTVQKIEYSGENGFAEENVSIQVKDWSNVNFGASDFGFVRSASGVWGVVNDPTGGTMTLIPEGGDDNGFELDFNGDGLGDIRIDFKEAVTGAGQVEFDLRQRNTNDIGYAFSDDASQDSGLMAAAGINTLFKGTDAISMEINEVLKDTKYVGAAKIDSETGIISQGDNTNALDLASVQFQSKEMKIWTYTRGEEAKSNTTTASIDNYFNTIISSMGIESRSIKSSKSFSDTMVQNMSEQRDAVSAVSLDEEMIKLIKYQHAFSAASKLITVSDEMLSTLISVR from the coding sequence ATGGCCGGCCTTTCCTCTGTACTTAACATATCCAAGACCGCCATTGCGTCACAGCAACAGAGCCTGAACATCAGTGGCCAGAATATTGCCAATGTCAACAATCCCAACTATTCCGTCCAGAACGCCGACCATATCTCGCGGCAGCCGGCGGAGTACGGTGGATTTCTTTTCGGTACCGGCGTCAATATCAACCAGGTCCGCCAGAGCGTGGATAAACTGCTGGAGGAACGGCTGACCACAGAGATATCCGCCCAGGCCGCCTTTGAAGAGCAGGAATCCTATATGCGGGTTCTGGAAAATTTTTTTGATACAGGCTCCCAGACCAGTCTGACCACGGTGATGAATGAGTTCTGGAATTCCTGGCATGAAATAGCCAATAACCCCCAGGGATCGGCGGAGCGGGTCAAGGTATTTGAAAGCGGTAAAAAACTGGCGTCCCGGTTTGAATCGGTGTTCCAGGATATGGACAGCCTCGTGACGGATATCAATTCCGACATCCGGGCCGCCGTGGGGCAGATCAATGACCTGGCCACCAAAATCGCCGATTTGAATCAGGAGATTATCGGCAACGAGAACAACCGGACCTCCAATGACCAGCGTGACCAGCGCAACGGGTTGGTGGATGAACTGGGAACGCTCATAGATATCGATGTGATCGAGCAGCCCAATGGGTCTTTTATCATCAATGCGGCCAACGGTTTTACCCTGGTCAACGGGGTAAGTACCTATCCCCTGGGCACGGACGGAACTGATGTGGTCTGGGGCGGGACGGTTGGAAAGAAGCAGCCCATCACCGATAAAATAACCAAGGGTCAGGTGGGGGGACTGCTTGAGATGCGGGACCGGGTGATTCCCAAGTACCAGGCCGAGATCAACGAACTGGCCCGGGAGATGATCTGGTCCATCAATTACCAGCATTCCCAGGGGGCCGGTCTGGGGTATTTCAATGACCCTGTCACCGGCCACTACGCCACGGATGAGTCCCACTGGCTCACCAGTTTTCCCTTCGGCAATAAAATCGACAGCACAAAGGATTTCACCATGTGGGTGGAAGACAAGACCGACGCCGATGTCCAGTACAGCAAAATCAACATGGACATGGGGATTTCAAGTGCCGGTATTTCCAATTTTTCCGGTCTGGCCCCGGGCGGGGTCCAGTCCATTTACCGGCTTACTGTGGTGGACGAGGGGGATCTGGGGGACAAGGAGGTCATCGAGTCCGACGGTGACGGCCTGGCAAGGGTGCTGGCCTCTTCAGGGGCCAATGTCTCTGCCACGCTGGATGCTGCCATTGCCGAACAGACCATCACGGTGTATGACGGGCCGGACGGCACTCAGTCCGTTAAAATCAAAGATGCCGGCGGCAATGCCAAGCGGTCCGCCGCCTCCATCGCCGAGGCATTGAATCAGATAGAAGGGGTGAGCGCCCATGCTTCAAAGACCTCCTTTACCCTGAAAATTGATGACGGCGTGCTGCCGGTTCCGACCAGTTACCTGCCCAACGCCCATGACGGTGACGAGGTCTCCTTTAATATCTATGTGGACGGGCTGCTCCAGACCGCTTCCTTTATCCGGGATTCCAGTTCCGGCACCATGGACCAGCAGTTTGAGGACGCCCTGCTGGCGGCTGCCGAAAAGGTTAACAACATCAATGAGGATAAAGATCTTGCCGTCAATGGGCTGACCCTGGAAAGCGCTTCGGGCAGGACCCTGGGCGTTCAGGATTTTGATGTGAAGGACAATGCCGGCATCCGCCTGGATACCTTTGCCGATTTCAATGCAGGAGACCAGGTGACCTTTAGTGTGGATGCCATGGTGCCGGGGGCCGGCACGGTGGTCAGCACTACAAATGTGACCGTGGATCTGGGGGATGTGGGAACCCCGCCCGATGAAGCCAAGGTGGCTGAAGCATTCAGCGATGCCCTGTCCGCTGCCCTTGACAGTGGTCAGTTTTCCGTCAGCCATGATCCCGCCACCAATTCCGTGGTCGTCAGGACAAAGGACGGCAACGGGGTGAGGCTGGGCAACGGCGCCAATGACACGGGCAGCAATGCAACCATCAATGTGACAGCGGAACCTGCAGGCGGATCAGCTATTGCGGCAGGTGATGCCAGCTTTTTATTCAACGGTGCAGATGTGGTCCGTTATGACCCTGTGCTCTCCACAGGAGACCAAGTTGTTTTTTCTGCCAAGGATACGGACCAGTTCCTCGTGGAAGCCGGCGCTGCGGCGGGAAACAAAAATGCCGTGATCACCGGTACCCTTACCCTGACCGTGGATGAAGGCATGGTGGTACAGTCGGATATTGCCGGGGCCGGTACCGGGGGGATTTTTTCCGTGAACCAGCCGGAGCGGGGACGCTCCATCCTGACCCTGGGCGGGGAAGGGGGCTTTTCCGGTATTACCGCCGGTGAAACCATCCAGTTCAATCTGGACGGCCAGGCCATTACGGTTAATATACCGGCGGGCGTTGTCACCGACGATGTCATTGCAACAGCCTTGGATGCAGCCCTATCGGGGACCTTGAGTGCGGATTATAATGTCATCCGTACCGGCAATGCCGTGTCCGTCCTTAAAAAGACGGATCAGGATGAGCCGATTAAAATTACGGATTTTGTGGACAGTGCGGGAAATGATGCCGCGGTCCAGGTGAGGACGGGCACGGGGACCGGAACCAATCCGCCTGAAAACCAGATGCTTTCTGCGGACATTACCCGGCCAGAACGGCAGTCCGCCACCTCCACCCTGTACAACGATCCGGGCACCATCATGTGGGAGCGCCTGGATAAAGACGGGCTGAGGACAGGGGTTACAGGCATAGTGACCGTGGAAGACGAAGGACCGGTGGTCATCAATGAAAGCGGGTCTGACACCATCAAATTTGATATCTCCAAGGGCAAGCTGGTTGCCGGAAACGTCATCACCGTGAACACCGATGAAGGCGGCGTCCCCGATCCGCTGGATTTCAGGGTCACTGGCCGTGCCAACGGGGTGAATGAGCTGTACCAGTTCAAGGTGGTTTCCGGGGGCAAGGTGGGCCATGAACCCAAGGAGGGTGAGGAACCCCTGGTGATCGAATGGTCCAACAGCGTTAAAACAGGAACCTTTACCATTGAGGGTGAGAATCCGCCCCGGGTGCCCCAGGTGCCGGTGGAGGTGCAGGTGGACGGGATGAATCTCAAATTTGCTGCAGGCACCCTGTTCACTGACGATGTCTTCACCATCACCACAGGGGACAACGGCATCCCCAAAACCTTGGATGAAAACGGCTATCCCACCGGGGAAACCGAGTCCCGGTGGCACTGGACGCTGGATTCCTTTGCCGGCCAGTTCAACCGCCAGGGCCACGGCATGGAGGCCATTGTCACCAACGACCATCGCCTGCAGTTCCAGGCTTCGGATGAATATTATACGGTCCAGAAAATAGAATATTCCGGCGAAAACGGGTTTGCCGAGGAAAATGTCTCCATCCAGGTCAAAGACTGGAGCAACGTTAACTTCGGAGCCTCGGACTTCGGGTTTGTGCGGTCGGCCTCGGGGGTGTGGGGGGTGGTGAACGATCCCACCGGGGGCACCATGACACTGATCCCCGAAGGCGGGGACGATAACGGATTTGAGTTGGATTTTAACGGGGATGGTCTCGGAGATATCCGCATCGATTTCAAAGAGGCGGTGACCGGGGCCGGTCAGGTGGAGTTTGATCTGCGCCAGCGGAACACCAATGATATCGGGTATGCATTCTCCGATGATGCCTCCCAGGATTCGGGCCTCATGGCAGCGGCCGGTATCAACACCCTGTTCAAGGGAACCGATGCCATCTCCATGGAGATCAACGAGGTGCTCAAAGATACCAAATATGTTGGTGCGGCAAAAATCGATTCCGAGACCGGCATCATCAGCCAGGGAGACAACACTAACGCATTGGACCTGGCCAGTGTCCAGTTCCAGTCTAAGGAGATGAAGATCTGGACCTACACCCGGGGGGAGGAGGCCAAGTCCAATACCACCACCGCCTCCATAGACAATTATTTTAATACCATTATCAGTTCCATGGGCATTGAATCCCGGAGCATCAAGAGTTCCAAGTCATTTTCCGATACCATGGTACAGAATATGAGCGAACAGCGGGACGCGGTGTCTGCGGTTTCCCTGGACGAAGAAATGATCAAGCTGATTAAATACCAGCATGCCTTTTCAGCCGCATCCAAGCTGATCACCGTATCCGATGAGATGCTGAGCACCCTGATCAGTGTGAGGTAA
- a CDS encoding flagellar basal body P-ring protein FlgI, translating into MVCYIAAAALLLPVAAQAARIKDLAAVKGIRSNQLTGYGLVVGLNGTGDKDKVSFTRQSLINMMKKMNIYDDGTSLKVKNVASVMVTADIPPFARIGDRMDITVSSLGDAKSLKGGTLLITPMRGVDGRVYAVAQGAVSLAIPAGAGDRDSHLLVGRIMDGATVEREIPFKLDGKRHLTLSLFRPDFTTARRMADTINIAVGEGSAKLTDGGTLRLTVPENMRESRVAEFIADIETLSVIPDTTAKVVINEKTGTVVIGADVTISSVAVAHGDLSVTIEPDPGAPAGAAPEEERVMMLEGNSTIGELVRGLNAIGVKPRDLIAILQGIKTAGALQAELEIL; encoded by the coding sequence ATGGTTTGTTATATTGCAGCGGCGGCCCTGCTGCTGCCGGTTGCCGCCCAGGCCGCCCGGATAAAGGACCTGGCCGCGGTCAAGGGGATCCGTTCCAACCAGCTGACCGGTTACGGCCTTGTGGTGGGCCTCAACGGCACTGGAGACAAGGATAAGGTCAGTTTTACCCGGCAGTCCCTGATCAATATGATGAAAAAGATGAACATCTATGATGACGGCACCTCCCTTAAGGTCAAAAACGTGGCGTCAGTTATGGTCACGGCGGATATCCCCCCCTTTGCCCGCATCGGCGACCGTATGGATATAACGGTGTCCTCTTTGGGGGATGCCAAAAGCCTGAAAGGGGGCACCCTGCTCATTACCCCAATGAGAGGGGTGGACGGCAGGGTTTATGCCGTTGCCCAGGGGGCGGTGAGCCTGGCCATACCGGCGGGTGCCGGTGACCGGGATAGCCATCTTCTAGTGGGACGGATCATGGATGGGGCCACCGTGGAGCGGGAAATTCCCTTCAAACTGGATGGGAAGCGACACCTTACCCTTTCCCTGTTCCGGCCGGACTTTACCACGGCAAGGCGCATGGCGGATACCATTAACATTGCCGTGGGCGAAGGCAGCGCCAAGCTCACGGACGGCGGCACCCTGCGCCTGACAGTGCCCGAAAACATGAGAGAGAGCCGGGTGGCGGAATTTATCGCTGATATTGAAACCCTTTCCGTGATACCCGACACCACGGCCAAGGTGGTCATTAATGAAAAGACCGGCACCGTCGTCATTGGCGCCGATGTGACCATTTCCAGCGTGGCCGTTGCCCACGGGGACCTTTCCGTGACCATTGAACCGGATCCCGGTGCGCCGGCCGGAGCGGCCCCCGAAGAGGAGAGGGTGATGATGCTGGAGGGCAATTCCACCATCGGCGAACTGGTCCGGGGACTGAACGCCATCGGGGTCAAACCCAGGGACCTCATCGCCATCCTCCAGGGCATTAAAACGGCCGGGGCCCTCCAGGCCGAACTTGAAATTCTGTAA
- a CDS encoding flagellar protein FlgN, whose amino-acid sequence MENITRMIPELLNKKLGLYEQLRMVVEAEKAYIVDMDIQGMWSATEEKKRLVAAVETVLSTLREGFAHRISGRDSKKMGISDMVDFMPVSLEEKASLRHIIIRIRALKREISILSRENQRYVTEYLSVISGIFSTITNTNAKKQYGRSGVMMPPQETTRILHAEV is encoded by the coding sequence ATGGAAAATATTACCCGGATGATCCCGGAACTGCTTAACAAAAAGCTGGGGTTGTATGAACAGCTAAGGATGGTGGTTGAAGCGGAAAAAGCATACATTGTTGATATGGACATCCAGGGGATGTGGTCGGCCACCGAAGAGAAAAAACGGCTGGTCGCCGCCGTTGAAACCGTCCTAAGCACATTGAGGGAAGGGTTTGCCCACCGCATTTCAGGCCGGGACAGCAAAAAAATGGGAATTTCCGATATGGTGGATTTTATGCCTGTTTCCCTGGAGGAAAAGGCGTCCCTGAGACATATTATTATCCGGATCAGGGCCCTGAAAAGGGAAATCTCAATATTGAGCCGGGAGAACCAGCGGTATGTTACCGAATACCTTTCGGTGATTTCAGGGATCTTCTCCACCATAACCAATACCAATGCCAAAAAGCAGTACGGCCGCTCCGGGGTGATGATGCCGCCCCAGGAGACCACCCGGATTCTGCACGCAGAGGTGTAA
- a CDS encoding flagellar basal body L-ring protein FlgH, which yields MAAVLMLFWMGTGCTGSGTSGSAVVPQGTQVPAPPMPPADYTSGRVSEGSLWNDSRGSLFEDTRANHVGDTVIIDIVENSSSKMDVNTKASRQSGMNIGVPTLNFLGKTTSFGGSGTSALVNTSMNNTFDGQGESDRTGQVTASVAARVVEVLPNGNLSLFGRRAMKVDNEVQYIVVTGITRPQDISATNRVQSTYLADSRIEYYGKGALSDKQKPGWGTRLIENIWPW from the coding sequence ATGGCCGCCGTATTGATGCTGTTCTGGATGGGGACCGGTTGTACTGGATCCGGTACGTCAGGCTCCGCTGTTGTACCCCAGGGCACCCAGGTGCCGGCGCCCCCCATGCCCCCGGCCGATTATACATCGGGACGGGTCTCGGAAGGCTCTCTTTGGAACGACAGCCGGGGCTCCCTGTTTGAAGATACCCGTGCCAACCATGTGGGAGACACGGTGATTATCGATATCGTTGAAAATTCAAGTTCCAAAATGGATGTGAATACCAAGGCCTCGAGACAGAGCGGCATGAATATCGGGGTGCCGACCCTGAATTTTCTGGGGAAAACCACTTCCTTTGGCGGGAGCGGAACCAGTGCCCTGGTCAATACAAGCATGAACAATACCTTTGACGGCCAGGGGGAGAGCGACCGCACCGGCCAGGTTACGGCTTCGGTGGCGGCCCGGGTGGTGGAAGTCTTGCCCAACGGCAACCTGAGCCTTTTCGGCCGGCGGGCCATGAAGGTGGACAATGAAGTCCAGTATATTGTGGTCACCGGGATTACCCGGCCCCAGGATATTTCTGCCACCAACCGGGTGCAGTCCACCTATCTGGCGGATTCCAGGATTGAGTATTACGGCAAAGGCGCCCTGTCCGACAAACAGAAACCCGGGTGGGGCACCCGGCTTATAGAAAATATCTGGCCCTGGTAA
- a CDS encoding FliA/WhiG family RNA polymerase sigma factor, which produces MIKKQTKEEKERLDWRQETIVEYAYLVRHIASRFAARLPSSVLFDELMSAGSLGLIDAVDKFDPSKHVSLKTYAQYRIKGAILDELRSMDTYSRSMRKKIQDINDAVRKVEEEKGSAADDTEICKALGVDLETYQKMLTDIHGAAVLSLDEFIKTKKNDTHSQTRFQAGIKGEDNPADHFDRAEMRHVLAQTIKTLSEKEQIVVSLYYYDELTLKEIGEVLSLTESRICQIHTAVLIKLKAKLEDYGQ; this is translated from the coding sequence ATGATAAAAAAACAGACAAAAGAGGAAAAGGAAAGACTGGACTGGCGCCAGGAAACCATTGTGGAATACGCCTATCTGGTGAGGCATATTGCCTCCAGGTTTGCGGCCCGTCTGCCGTCCAGTGTACTCTTTGATGAGTTGATGTCCGCAGGTTCCCTAGGGCTTATTGATGCTGTAGACAAATTTGACCCCTCCAAACATGTCAGCCTGAAGACCTATGCCCAGTACCGTATCAAAGGGGCCATACTGGACGAATTGAGAAGTATGGACACCTATTCACGGTCCATGCGGAAAAAAATCCAGGATATCAACGATGCCGTCAGGAAGGTGGAGGAAGAAAAGGGCAGCGCCGCAGATGACACTGAAATCTGCAAGGCCCTGGGTGTGGACCTGGAAACCTACCAGAAAATGCTCACGGACATCCATGGCGCGGCCGTGCTCAGCCTTGACGAGTTCATTAAAACCAAAAAGAATGATACCCACTCCCAGACCCGGTTCCAGGCCGGTATAAAGGGAGAGGACAACCCGGCCGATCATTTTGACAGGGCGGAAATGAGGCATGTGCTGGCCCAGACCATTAAAACCCTGAGTGAAAAAGAGCAGATCGTCGTTTCTCTCTACTATTACGATGAATTGACCCTGAAGGAGATCGGGGAAGTGCTTTCCCTGACAGAGTCACGCATCTGCCAGATTCACACGGCGGTTTTGATTAAATTAAAGGCCAAACTCGAGGATTACGGACAATAG
- a CDS encoding flagellar hook-basal body protein — protein MILEMTRPVQGGLRQERKLEAVSNNLANADTTGYKKDVVSFDRLFKARLNKDYSQGDVVQTGNPFDVSLSRSGFFKIETENGIQYTRNGNFTLNSEGVLVDMSGNPVLGQGGAIILDLQNTQDPGAEINELGEIRVGGDVVDTLDVVDFQDPDKLEKSGENLLSYTGEPADEIPVNNPGIKHMALENSNVQVVDEMVKMIDYHRMFETFTKSMLTFDEVDNKAISEVGRPR, from the coding sequence ATGATTTTGGAAATGACACGGCCGGTGCAGGGGGGGCTGCGGCAGGAGAGAAAACTGGAAGCCGTATCCAACAACCTGGCCAATGCCGACACCACGGGCTACAAAAAGGATGTGGTCAGTTTTGACAGGCTTTTCAAAGCCCGGCTCAACAAGGATTATTCCCAGGGGGATGTGGTGCAGACAGGCAATCCCTTTGATGTGTCCCTGAGCCGGTCCGGCTTCTTTAAGATCGAGACGGAGAACGGCATCCAATACACCCGGAACGGGAATTTTACCCTGAACAGCGAGGGGGTGCTGGTGGATATGTCCGGCAATCCCGTCCTCGGACAGGGGGGCGCCATTATACTGGACCTCCAGAATACCCAGGATCCCGGCGCCGAAATAAATGAACTCGGCGAGATCCGGGTGGGCGGAGATGTCGTGGATACCCTTGATGTGGTGGATTTTCAGGATCCGGACAAGCTTGAAAAATCGGGAGAGAACCTGCTGAGCTATACGGGGGAACCCGCCGATGAAATCCCGGTGAACAATCCCGGAATCAAGCATATGGCATTGGAGAATTCCAATGTCCAGGTGGTGGATGAAATGGTTAAGATGATTGATTACCACCGGATGTTCGAAACATTTACAAAATCAATGCTGACCTTTGACGAAGTCGACAATAAGGCCATTTCCGAAGTAGGGCGGCCCAGGTAA
- a CDS encoding rod-binding protein, giving the protein MINDFNVVKSRLAAAQTAQVKQADPKSEEELKAACEGFEAIFTKKLLESMRDTLPGNGLFPKSNSLEIFESMLDQNLAENSSRGRSSMGIKDYLFDQLKASL; this is encoded by the coding sequence ATGATAAACGATTTCAATGTGGTCAAAAGCCGGCTGGCCGCCGCCCAGACGGCCCAGGTAAAGCAGGCGGATCCCAAATCCGAGGAAGAACTGAAAGCCGCCTGTGAGGGATTTGAGGCCATCTTTACCAAAAAATTGCTGGAATCCATGCGCGATACCCTGCCGGGGAACGGCCTGTTTCCCAAATCCAATTCCCTTGAAATTTTTGAATCCATGCTGGACCAGAACCTGGCGGAAAATTCCTCCCGTGGCCGCAGCTCCATGGGGATAAAGGATTACCTCTTTGATCAGCTGAAAGCCTCATTATAA
- a CDS encoding EscU/YscU/HrcU family type III secretion system export apparatus switch protein produces MAGKKKEIKTAVALRYDRLRDEAPTVTAKGRGQVAEKIIELAREHGVPVKDDPDLVEVLASLDLDQEIPPEIYVAVAELLAFVYSANSGRS; encoded by the coding sequence ATGGCCGGAAAAAAGAAAGAGATCAAAACGGCAGTTGCCTTAAGGTATGACAGGCTGAGGGACGAGGCACCCACGGTAACGGCCAAGGGCCGGGGGCAGGTGGCTGAAAAGATTATTGAACTGGCAAGGGAACACGGGGTGCCGGTTAAAGATGATCCCGATCTGGTGGAGGTGCTTGCCTCGCTGGACCTTGACCAGGAAATCCCGCCGGAAATATACGTGGCCGTGGCTGAATTGCTGGCCTTTGTATATTCGGCCAATTCAGGCCGGTCTTGA
- the flgG gene encoding flagellar basal-body rod protein FlgG — translation MIRSLYSAATGMGAQQMKTDVVANNLANASTTGFKKSRANFEDLMYRTQLIAGQTTPGGGQVPTGIQVGMGVKAAGIQKVFTQGDYVETGNELDFAIQGKGFFRVTHGAEDLYTRAGNFTLDSEGFITTPGGDRLQPEISVPPEAITISLQEDGTLTIFGEQDTILASENVLVSTFINPAGLYAVGQNLFRPTEASGDAQEGTPGEDGAGTTLNNWVEMSNVSVVEEMVNMIVGQRAYEANSKSIQTADSMLSTANGLKR, via the coding sequence ATGATCCGATCCCTTTATTCCGCAGCAACCGGTATGGGGGCCCAGCAGATGAAAACCGATGTGGTGGCCAACAACCTGGCCAATGCCAGCACCACTGGGTTTAAAAAATCCCGGGCCAATTTCGAGGACCTCATGTACCGCACCCAGCTCATCGCCGGCCAGACCACCCCGGGGGGCGGCCAGGTGCCAACGGGCATCCAGGTGGGCATGGGGGTCAAGGCTGCCGGGATTCAAAAAGTATTTACCCAGGGGGATTATGTGGAGACCGGAAACGAGTTGGACTTTGCCATCCAGGGCAAGGGGTTCTTCAGGGTAACCCACGGGGCTGAAGACCTTTATACCCGGGCCGGTAATTTTACCCTGGACAGCGAGGGGTTCATTACCACACCCGGCGGAGACCGGCTTCAGCCGGAAATTTCCGTTCCCCCGGAAGCCATTACCATCAGCCTTCAGGAAGACGGTACCCTGACCATTTTCGGCGAGCAGGATACCATCCTGGCCAGTGAAAATGTACTGGTGAGCACCTTTATCAACCCGGCCGGGCTCTATGCCGTGGGGCAGAATCTTTTTCGTCCGACCGAAGCTTCCGGAGACGCCCAGGAGGGCACGCCCGGGGAAGACGGGGCCGGTACCACCCTCAATAACTGGGTTGAGATGTCCAATGTCTCGGTGGTGGAGGAAATGGTAAATATGATTGTAGGCCAGCGGGCCTATGAAGCCAATTCAAAATCCATCCAGACGGCGGATTCCATGCTCAGCACCGCCAACGGGCTGAAACGGTAA